ATTTCTGCCCTTAACATTCTTATAGTATTAAGAGCAACACTGTCCTTACTTTTCATAGCTGTTTTCATATCTTCGGTAATCTTGTTAATTAAATCCACGTAACACCCCTTTTTCCATCCTTCCTATCACTCTTGCCATCATAAAAAATACATCCGACAACCTATTTATAAACTTTAAAATATTTGAATCCACATCATCAATTTTACTTAAAGTGACAGCTCTGCGCTCAAGTCTTCTGCAAACTACTCTACAAATATCACAAAGTGCCGCACCTTTTGACTCGGATGGCAATATAAAGCCTTCTACTTTGCCAAATTCGTCTTCTAACTTATTTAACAAATTATCCAAAAAATCAACATCATCTTTTGTTAATAAAAATTTTTCTTTATCTTTCTTTGAAGCAAAATAAGAATTCATACGATAAAGTCTTTTTTGAATCTCAATGAGCTCACTTTCAAAAAAATGGGTATTTACTCTTAAATTACCTATAAATACAATCAATTCATCAGAAGTCCCATAAACTTCGACTCTCAAATCTGATTTAGATATACGCTCACCTGTAAAAAGTGATGTTTCCCCTTTGTCCCCTTTTTTAGTAGCAATACTCATATATTACCTACTTAAAATTTCCGCTATCTCAAGAAGTTTACTGTCTATTCTCTTTTTATTTCCAAATACTTCTTCAAATGGCACCTGCACGACCTGAGTCTTCTGTAATCCCATCATAACCCCTGAGCTTCCTGATACAAGAGCCTCAACAGCTGCAGTGCCAAGCCTTG
Above is a genomic segment from Deferrivibrio essentukiensis containing:
- a CDS encoding cob(I)yrinic acid a,c-diamide adenosyltransferase, which encodes MSIATKKGDKGETSLFTGERISKSDLRVEVYGTSDELIVFIGNLRVNTHFFESELIEIQKRLYRMNSYFASKKDKEKFLLTKDDVDFLDNLLNKLEDEFGKVEGFILPSESKGAALCDICRVVCRRLERRAVTLSKIDDVDSNILKFINRLSDVFFMMARVIGRMEKGVLRGFN